The following proteins are encoded in a genomic region of Nocardioides renjunii:
- a CDS encoding GNAT family N-acetyltransferase has protein sequence MDDVELVRIGPDDWAVLRDVRLAALLDAPGAFGARHADWADATEQRWRARLADVALTVVARSDTGPVGVVSGAESEDVVELISMWVAPGERGTGLAGRLIDHVVTWAADRGRTTCLMVRDDNAAAIRAYARAGFVDLGVPAGQPDDVPRERRMQHGGADHAAVAGIG, from the coding sequence ATGGACGACGTCGAGCTGGTGCGGATCGGGCCGGACGACTGGGCCGTGCTCCGCGACGTACGGCTGGCGGCGCTGCTGGACGCCCCCGGCGCCTTCGGGGCTCGTCACGCCGACTGGGCGGACGCCACCGAGCAGCGGTGGCGCGCCCGGCTGGCCGACGTGGCGCTCACCGTGGTCGCCCGCAGCGACACCGGTCCGGTCGGCGTGGTGTCGGGCGCGGAGTCGGAGGACGTCGTCGAGCTGATCTCGATGTGGGTGGCCCCCGGCGAGCGCGGCACCGGGCTGGCGGGCCGGCTCATCGACCACGTCGTCACCTGGGCAGCCGACCGTGGCCGCACGACCTGCCTCATGGTGCGCGACGACAACGCCGCGGCGATCCGCGCCTACGCGCGTGCCGGCTTCGTCGACCTGGGCGTGCCCGCGGGCCAGCCCGACGACGTCCCCCGCGAGCGGCGGATGCAGCACGGCGGAGCCGATCATGCAGCCGTCGCGGGCATCGGCTGA
- a CDS encoding sodium-translocating pyrophosphatase: MTGILPAVVKPELDGGNLILVVVVALIALGALGMAAMFRSQVMTAGEGTDNMRTIAQAVQEGANAYLTRQFRTLAVFAAIAFFALLVLPADDTVVRIFRSVFFIVGAGFSAAVGYLGMNLAVRANLRVAAAAETVGREPAMTIGLRTGAMVGMLTVGLGLLGASLVVLFFQDEAPVVLEGFGFGAALLAMFMRVGGGIFTKAADVGADLVGKVEQNIPEDDPRNAATIADNVGDNVGDCAGMAADLFESYAVTLVAALILGSQAFGDQGLVFPLLIPAIGALTAVAGVYLTKPKAGENGLTTINRSFYLSSGIAAVASVVLSYVYLPSTFAEFTNIADGLAGAEGDPRFIAASAVVIGIVMSAGILALTGYYTGTEYRPVKDVGKTSLTGAATVILSGLSVGFESAVYTTLVIGAAVFGAYLLGGAALTVSLFAVALAGCGLLTTVGVIVAMDTFGPVSDNAQGIAEMSGDVSPEGAQILTELDAVGNTTKAITKGIAIATAVLAATALFGSYATSVFESLEKANVGADEVYLLDFSVFNPAVIVGVLLGAAVVFLFSGLAINAVARAAGAVVYEVRRQFREIPGIMEGTGRPEYGKVVDIVTKDSLRELVTPGILAVMAPIAVGFGLGVTALAGFLAGAIGAGTLMAVFLANAGGAWDNAKKLVEDGNHGGKGSPAHEATVIGDTVGDPFKDTAGPAINPLIKVMNLVSLLIASAVVSLSVGDDQNDPVRLLIALAAVAIIVVAVVISKRREVTISDDTPAAVA, translated from the coding sequence ATGACGGGGATCTTGCCCGCGGTCGTGAAGCCGGAGCTCGATGGTGGAAATCTGATCCTGGTCGTCGTCGTCGCCCTGATCGCGCTCGGCGCGCTCGGGATGGCCGCGATGTTCAGGTCCCAGGTGATGACCGCCGGCGAGGGCACCGACAACATGAGGACCATCGCCCAGGCCGTGCAGGAGGGCGCCAACGCCTACCTGACCCGCCAGTTCCGCACCCTGGCCGTCTTCGCAGCGATCGCGTTCTTCGCGCTCCTCGTGCTGCCGGCCGACGACACCGTCGTGCGCATCTTCCGCTCGGTGTTCTTCATCGTCGGCGCCGGCTTCTCCGCAGCCGTGGGCTACCTCGGCATGAACCTCGCCGTGCGCGCCAACCTGCGCGTCGCCGCGGCGGCCGAGACCGTGGGCCGCGAGCCCGCCATGACGATCGGCCTGCGCACCGGCGCCATGGTCGGCATGCTCACCGTCGGCCTCGGCCTGCTCGGCGCCAGCCTGGTCGTCCTCTTCTTCCAGGACGAGGCGCCCGTGGTGCTCGAGGGCTTCGGCTTCGGCGCCGCGCTGCTCGCCATGTTCATGCGGGTCGGCGGCGGCATCTTCACCAAGGCCGCCGACGTCGGCGCCGACCTGGTCGGCAAGGTCGAGCAGAACATCCCCGAGGACGACCCGCGCAACGCCGCCACCATCGCCGACAACGTCGGTGACAACGTGGGCGACTGCGCCGGCATGGCCGCCGACCTCTTCGAGTCGTACGCCGTCACGCTGGTCGCCGCGCTCATCCTCGGCTCGCAGGCCTTCGGTGACCAGGGCCTGGTCTTCCCGCTGCTGATCCCCGCCATCGGTGCCCTGACCGCCGTCGCGGGCGTCTACCTCACCAAGCCCAAGGCCGGTGAGAACGGCCTGACGACCATCAACCGCTCCTTCTACCTCTCCTCGGGCATCGCCGCCGTGGCGAGCGTCGTGCTGTCCTACGTCTACCTGCCGAGCACCTTCGCCGAGTTCACCAACATCGCCGACGGCCTCGCCGGCGCGGAGGGCGACCCGCGGTTCATCGCGGCCTCGGCCGTCGTCATCGGCATCGTGATGTCCGCGGGCATCCTCGCCCTCACCGGCTACTACACCGGCACCGAGTACCGCCCGGTCAAGGACGTCGGCAAGACGTCCCTCACCGGCGCGGCCACCGTCATCCTGTCCGGCCTCTCGGTCGGCTTCGAGTCGGCGGTCTACACCACGCTGGTCATCGGCGCGGCCGTCTTCGGCGCCTACCTGCTCGGTGGCGCGGCGCTCACGGTGTCGCTGTTCGCCGTGGCCCTCGCCGGCTGCGGCCTGCTGACCACGGTCGGCGTCATCGTCGCGATGGACACCTTCGGCCCGGTCTCCGACAACGCCCAGGGCATCGCCGAGATGTCGGGCGACGTCAGCCCCGAGGGCGCGCAGATCCTCACCGAGCTCGACGCGGTCGGCAACACCACCAAGGCGATCACCAAGGGCATCGCGATCGCGACGGCCGTGCTGGCCGCGACCGCGCTGTTCGGCTCCTACGCCACGTCCGTGTTCGAGTCGCTGGAGAAGGCCAACGTCGGTGCCGACGAGGTCTACCTCCTCGACTTCAGCGTCTTCAACCCCGCCGTCATCGTGGGCGTGCTGCTCGGCGCGGCCGTGGTGTTCCTCTTCTCCGGCCTGGCGATCAACGCCGTCGCCCGTGCCGCCGGCGCGGTCGTCTACGAGGTGCGCCGCCAGTTCCGCGAGATCCCCGGCATCATGGAGGGCACCGGCCGTCCGGAGTACGGCAAGGTCGTCGACATCGTCACCAAGGACTCGCTGCGCGAGCTCGTGACGCCCGGCATCCTGGCCGTGATGGCGCCGATCGCGGTGGGCTTCGGCCTCGGCGTGACCGCGCTCGCCGGGTTCCTCGCCGGTGCCATCGGCGCCGGCACCCTGATGGCCGTCTTCCTGGCCAACGCCGGTGGCGCCTGGGACAACGCCAAGAAGCTCGTCGAGGACGGCAACCACGGTGGGAAGGGCTCGCCCGCCCACGAGGCCACCGTCATCGGCGACACCGTCGGCGACCCGTTCAAGGACACCGCCGGCCCGGCCATCAACCCGCTCATCAAGGTGATGAACCTGGTCTCGCTGCTCATCGCGAGCGCGGTCGTCTCCCTGAGCGTGGGCGACGACCAGAACGACCCGGTCCGTCTCCTGATCGCGCTCGCCGCGGTCGCGATCATCGTCGTCGCCGTGGTCATCTCCAAGCGTCGCGAGGTCACCATCTCCGACGACACCCCGGCCGCGGTCGCCTGA
- a CDS encoding DEAD/DEAH box helicase, whose product MSDSPSRALPPVEALIRRLTGVPGREDRLQHLEVLPAREAVHEDWPGWVPDDVRGAFAAQGVARPWRHQVVAADAAHAGDHVIVATGTASGKSLAYQVPALSAIRSSRGVRGERGASVLYLAPTKALAHDQLAGLASLRLDVRLAAHDGDSSREERDWTRDFGEYVLTNPDMLHRSLLPSHHRWSRFLGSLQYVVVDECHHYRGVFGAHVSHVLRRLRRVCAMYGAHPTFVLASATVAEPEVTASRLTGLDVVALTRDDSPRGRVSLLLWEPPFTSHAGENGAPVRRAASSEVADLLADLVAEDVRTLAFIRSRRGAEQVALTAAELLEEVDPSLPSRIAAYRGGYLPEERRALEAALRRGDLVGLAATNALELGIDISGLDAVLIAGFPGTRAAFWQQVGRAGRGAQDALGVLVAKDDPLDTYLVTHPETLIGAPVEASVFDPSNPHVMGPHLCAAAQESPLTEADLPLFGATAREVVDRLTELGLLRRRPRGWFWTDRSRAADLADIRSAGGAPVQLVEADTGRVVGTVDAGGAHNQAHPGAVYVHQGETWLVEDLDLEHHVAVMRRDEPAYSTTARETTDIGIVATHERQSWGGCELSLGEVDVSHQVVSFLKRRQPGGEVLAEEPLDLPERTLRTTAIWWTVPDDVVAEAGLATSDVPGAAHAAEHCSIGLLPLFATCDRWDIGGVSTARHADTGVLTVFVYDGHPGGAGFSERGFRTAPAWLAATREAIASCECVSGCPSCIQSPKCGNQNNPLDKAGAIVLLDALLGGEPSARTGG is encoded by the coding sequence GTGAGTGACTCCCCGTCCCGCGCGCTGCCCCCGGTCGAGGCGCTGATCCGTCGGCTGACGGGTGTCCCGGGGCGCGAGGACCGCCTCCAGCACCTCGAGGTGCTGCCTGCCCGCGAGGCCGTCCACGAGGACTGGCCGGGGTGGGTGCCGGACGACGTACGCGGTGCGTTCGCAGCCCAGGGCGTGGCGCGACCGTGGCGCCACCAGGTGGTCGCGGCGGACGCCGCCCACGCCGGCGACCACGTGATCGTCGCGACCGGGACGGCGTCGGGGAAGTCGCTGGCCTACCAGGTCCCCGCGCTCTCGGCCATCCGCTCCTCCCGCGGCGTCCGCGGCGAGCGCGGGGCGTCGGTGCTCTACCTCGCGCCGACGAAGGCGCTGGCCCACGACCAGCTCGCCGGGCTGGCGTCGCTGCGCCTCGACGTACGCCTGGCCGCGCACGACGGCGACAGCTCGCGCGAGGAGCGCGACTGGACGCGCGACTTCGGGGAGTACGTCCTCACCAACCCCGACATGCTGCACCGGTCGCTGCTGCCGTCGCACCACCGGTGGTCGAGGTTCCTGGGGTCGCTGCAGTACGTCGTCGTCGACGAGTGCCACCACTACCGCGGGGTCTTCGGCGCGCACGTCTCGCACGTGCTGCGGCGGCTGCGGCGGGTGTGCGCGATGTACGGCGCCCACCCGACGTTCGTGCTCGCCTCCGCGACGGTCGCCGAGCCCGAGGTCACGGCGTCGCGGCTGACCGGTCTCGACGTCGTGGCGCTGACCCGGGACGACTCGCCGCGCGGCCGGGTGTCGCTCCTGCTGTGGGAGCCGCCGTTCACCTCGCACGCCGGCGAGAACGGCGCGCCCGTGCGCCGTGCCGCCTCCTCCGAGGTCGCCGACCTGCTGGCCGACCTGGTCGCCGAGGACGTGCGCACCCTCGCCTTCATCCGCTCGCGCCGCGGCGCGGAGCAGGTCGCGCTGACGGCGGCCGAGCTCCTCGAGGAGGTCGACCCCTCCCTCCCGAGCCGGATCGCGGCCTACCGGGGCGGCTACCTGCCCGAGGAGCGGCGCGCCCTCGAGGCGGCGCTGCGTCGCGGGGACCTCGTCGGGCTGGCGGCGACCAACGCGCTCGAGCTGGGCATCGACATCAGTGGGCTCGACGCCGTCCTCATCGCCGGCTTCCCGGGGACCCGCGCGGCCTTCTGGCAGCAGGTCGGCCGCGCCGGCCGCGGCGCGCAGGACGCGCTCGGCGTGCTGGTCGCGAAGGACGACCCGCTCGACACCTACCTCGTCACGCACCCGGAGACGCTGATCGGCGCACCGGTCGAGGCGTCGGTGTTCGACCCGTCCAACCCGCACGTGATGGGCCCGCACCTCTGCGCCGCGGCCCAGGAGTCACCGCTCACCGAGGCCGACCTGCCGCTCTTCGGGGCCACGGCCCGCGAGGTGGTGGACCGGCTGACCGAGCTCGGGCTCCTGAGGCGACGCCCGCGCGGCTGGTTCTGGACCGACCGCAGCCGGGCGGCCGACCTCGCCGACATCCGCTCCGCCGGCGGCGCGCCGGTCCAGCTGGTCGAGGCGGACACGGGACGCGTCGTCGGCACCGTCGACGCCGGCGGGGCGCACAACCAGGCCCACCCCGGTGCGGTCTACGTCCACCAGGGCGAGACCTGGTTGGTCGAGGACCTCGACCTCGAGCACCACGTCGCGGTCATGCGGCGAGACGAGCCGGCCTACAGCACGACGGCGCGGGAGACGACCGACATCGGCATCGTCGCGACCCACGAGCGGCAGTCGTGGGGCGGGTGCGAGCTGTCGCTGGGCGAGGTCGACGTCTCCCACCAGGTCGTCTCGTTCCTCAAGCGGCGCCAGCCCGGCGGCGAGGTGCTCGCAGAGGAGCCGCTCGACCTGCCCGAGCGGACGCTGCGCACCACCGCGATCTGGTGGACCGTGCCCGACGACGTGGTCGCCGAGGCGGGGCTGGCGACCTCGGACGTCCCGGGTGCGGCGCACGCCGCCGAGCACTGCTCGATCGGCCTCCTCCCCCTCTTCGCGACGTGCGACCGCTGGGACATCGGTGGCGTCTCGACGGCCCGGCACGCCGACACGGGTGTGCTGACGGTCTTCGTCTACGACGGGCACCCGGGCGGGGCGGGCTTCTCCGAGCGCGGCTTCCGCACCGCGCCCGCCTGGCTGGCCGCGACCCGCGAGGCCATCGCGAGCTGTGAGTGCGTCAGCGGGTGTCCCTCGTGCATCCAGTCGCCCAAGTGCGGCAACCAGAACAACCCCCTCGACAAGGCGGGCGCGATCGTCCTGCTCGACGCTCTCCTCGGGGGTGAGCCGTCCGCGCGGACCGGGGGCTAG
- a CDS encoding type II secretion system F family protein — protein MTWVSVACAVLAVLTWLPAPVRTTRSRGRSGPGLRPVAAVGVGVGAWLVVGGATGIAAGVVAGVVARRVLAGVEAPSSRRDREEVERTLPHLIELLASTLHAGAEPVAGLARVCAALPGPAAERLRPVVEQARWGASGAEAWSAVADDPALAPLARAMVRSQTSGASVVLAVERLSVELEREALARAEDAARKVGVSAAVPLGVCLLPAFMLLGVVPTVATLFQSVAP, from the coding sequence GTGACCTGGGTGAGCGTGGCCTGCGCCGTCCTGGCCGTGCTCACGTGGCTGCCGGCGCCGGTCCGGACGACCAGGTCGCGCGGCCGCTCCGGTCCGGGGTTGCGCCCCGTGGCCGCGGTCGGGGTCGGGGTGGGCGCGTGGCTCGTCGTCGGCGGCGCCACCGGGATCGCAGCAGGTGTGGTCGCCGGCGTCGTCGCGCGCAGGGTGCTGGCAGGGGTCGAGGCACCCTCGAGCCGGCGTGACCGCGAGGAGGTCGAGCGGACGCTCCCCCACCTCATCGAGCTCCTCGCCTCGACGCTGCACGCGGGCGCCGAGCCCGTCGCGGGCCTCGCTCGCGTCTGCGCAGCGCTGCCCGGTCCGGCGGCGGAGCGCCTGCGCCCCGTGGTCGAGCAGGCGCGATGGGGCGCCTCGGGCGCCGAGGCGTGGTCCGCGGTCGCCGACGACCCGGCGCTGGCCCCGTTGGCGCGGGCCATGGTGCGCTCGCAGACCTCGGGGGCCTCGGTCGTGCTCGCGGTCGAGCGCCTCTCCGTCGAGCTCGAGCGAGAGGCGTTGGCCCGGGCCGAGGACGCGGCGCGCAAGGTCGGCGTCTCGGCGGCGGTGCCCCTCGGCGTCTGCCTGCTGCCGGCGTTCATGCTGCTCGGCGTGGTGCCGACCGTGGCGACACTGTTCCAGTCGGTGGCGCCCTAG
- a CDS encoding anti-sigma factor antagonist — protein MDLTLATREVDGRAIVAVGGEIDVYTAPKLRDCITDLVSKGSYDIVVDLEAVEFLDSTGLGVLVGGLKKVRAHDGSLDLVCTQERLLKIFRITGLAKVFVIHDSVGLAPGA, from the coding sequence GTGGATCTCACCCTTGCGACACGCGAGGTGGACGGGCGCGCCATCGTCGCCGTCGGCGGGGAGATCGATGTCTACACCGCGCCCAAGCTGCGCGACTGCATCACCGACCTGGTCAGCAAGGGCTCCTACGACATCGTCGTCGACCTCGAGGCCGTCGAGTTCCTCGACTCCACCGGCCTCGGCGTGCTGGTCGGGGGCCTCAAGAAGGTCCGCGCCCACGACGGTTCCCTCGACCTGGTCTGCACCCAGGAGCGCCTGCTCAAGATCTTCCGGATCACCGGCCTGGCCAAGGTGTTCGTGATCCACGACTCCGTCGGTCTGGCCCCCGGCGCCTGA
- a CDS encoding baeRF2 domain-containing protein → MTTPRMAPLSALRPAADVYGDVVTAYVDVSRTNENAAQEIEVRADNLRRELLGAGADEAAVEAVAARVVEQTGHGGETFRVVAASGGELVTDMVLASAVPAQQHQGPIAHLLELARAQADDVRYALVRVDRSGADITVAGTVSPVQREMTSEGDHDELTKVKVGGWSQRRYQMRVEDSIERNAETVAKDLDRLAGNERIDLVLITGDPTSVASVRDQVGTRVAERLEALEHGSRAEGASDDLLDEEVEAAIQRYRSGRIDGVLDRLGGGAKAVGVAETVEALRRGEVETLVLLQGALEDREAYVGPEPLLLGHTPDELTAFGVEDPAPTRLDEAMVRAAIGQDADLLPLYAPVSLLPDGVGAVLRFDTRPDQSAS, encoded by the coding sequence ATGACGACACCCAGGATGGCCCCCCTGTCAGCGCTGCGCCCGGCCGCGGACGTCTACGGCGACGTCGTCACGGCGTACGTCGACGTCAGCCGCACCAACGAGAACGCAGCCCAGGAGATCGAGGTGCGCGCCGACAACCTGCGCCGTGAGCTGCTCGGCGCCGGGGCCGACGAGGCGGCCGTGGAGGCCGTCGCCGCGCGCGTCGTCGAGCAGACGGGTCACGGCGGCGAGACCTTCCGCGTGGTCGCGGCGAGTGGCGGCGAGCTGGTGACCGACATGGTGCTCGCCAGCGCGGTGCCCGCCCAGCAGCACCAGGGCCCGATCGCCCACCTGCTGGAGCTGGCCCGCGCCCAGGCCGACGACGTGCGCTACGCGCTCGTCCGGGTGGACCGCTCGGGCGCGGACATCACGGTGGCCGGCACCGTCAGCCCCGTGCAGCGGGAGATGACGAGCGAGGGCGACCACGACGAGCTGACCAAGGTGAAGGTCGGTGGCTGGTCCCAGCGTCGATACCAGATGCGGGTCGAGGACTCGATCGAGCGCAACGCCGAGACGGTGGCCAAGGACCTCGACCGCCTCGCCGGCAACGAGCGGATCGACCTCGTGCTGATCACCGGCGACCCCACCAGCGTCGCCAGCGTCCGGGACCAGGTGGGCACGCGGGTCGCCGAGCGCCTCGAGGCCCTCGAGCACGGCAGCCGCGCCGAGGGCGCCTCCGACGACCTCCTCGACGAGGAGGTGGAGGCCGCGATCCAGCGCTACCGCAGCGGGCGCATCGACGGCGTGCTCGACCGCCTCGGCGGCGGAGCCAAGGCGGTCGGCGTCGCCGAGACCGTCGAGGCGCTGCGGCGCGGCGAGGTGGAGACGCTCGTGCTGCTCCAGGGTGCCCTCGAAGACCGCGAGGCCTACGTCGGCCCCGAGCCGCTCCTGCTCGGCCACACGCCGGACGAGCTGACCGCGTTCGGCGTCGAGGACCCGGCGCCCACCCGCCTGGACGAGGCGATGGTGCGCGCCGCCATCGGCCAGGACGCCGACCTCCTGCCTCTGTACGCTCCGGTCAGCCTGCTGCCCGACGGCGTCGGCGCCGTGCTGCGCTTCGACACCCGGCCGGACCAGTCCGCCTCGTGA
- a CDS encoding TadE family type IV pilus minor pilin, with protein sequence MAARAREDTGAATAELALGIPLLVALTAGLVWMLALGAAQVRVVDASREAARAVARGDDVATARDVATRIAPEGARVRVEVGGGRVVVTTTARVAGPGGLLGSLPGVTVSADAVALMEEP encoded by the coding sequence ATGGCTGCGCGGGCGCGGGAGGACACCGGGGCGGCGACGGCCGAGCTCGCGCTCGGCATCCCGCTGCTCGTCGCGCTGACCGCCGGACTCGTCTGGATGCTGGCGCTCGGCGCAGCCCAGGTCCGGGTCGTCGACGCCTCGCGCGAGGCGGCCCGGGCCGTGGCCCGCGGCGACGACGTGGCCACCGCCCGCGACGTCGCCACCCGGATCGCGCCCGAGGGCGCCCGGGTGCGCGTCGAGGTGGGCGGCGGCCGGGTCGTGGTGACCACGACGGCACGTGTCGCCGGCCCCGGAGGGCTGCTCGGGTCGTTGCCCGGGGTCACCGTCTCGGCCGACGCCGTCGCCCTCATGGAGGAGCCGTGA
- a CDS encoding DUF4244 domain-containing protein, protein MTQDRHDERGITTAEYAVGTAAGAGFAGLLYTLLTGKFGDQLLERLFKHVMGLLGIG, encoded by the coding sequence ATGACACAGGACCGTCACGACGAGCGGGGCATCACCACTGCGGAGTACGCCGTCGGCACCGCCGCGGGGGCCGGGTTCGCCGGCCTGCTCTACACGCTGCTCACCGGCAAGTTCGGCGACCAGCTGCTCGAGCGGTTGTTCAAGCACGTCATGGGCCTGCTCGGCATCGGCTGA
- a CDS encoding Rv3654c family TadE-like protein, which yields MSPEHESRVEHRLRRRRHEAGGATVLVVAMAGVLMFVMVGLAPAGGLVVAQRRAQAAADLAALAGASVSPVGCGEAARVAAANAAELDACVVAGTEVTVEVSVDGPAVPWRSVRVSAEARAGPGPG from the coding sequence GTGAGCCCCGAGCACGAGTCGCGGGTGGAGCACCGCCTCCGCCGGCGACGTCACGAGGCAGGCGGTGCGACGGTGCTGGTGGTGGCGATGGCGGGCGTGCTCATGTTCGTCATGGTCGGGCTGGCCCCCGCCGGCGGTCTGGTCGTCGCCCAGCGCCGGGCACAGGCGGCCGCCGACCTCGCGGCGCTGGCCGGAGCGTCCGTCTCGCCGGTCGGGTGCGGCGAGGCGGCCCGCGTCGCCGCGGCCAACGCCGCGGAGTTGGACGCCTGCGTCGTCGCCGGGACCGAGGTCACCGTCGAGGTGTCGGTGGACGGGCCCGCAGTGCCGTGGCGGTCCGTGCGGGTGAGCGCCGAGGCGCGGGCAGGCCCGGGTCCCGGGTGA
- a CDS encoding type II secretion system F family protein — protein MSALLAAVLAGAAVVLWCPPLSLSARAGRQPAVPPRWLAGVPWGRRRETARTQAAVLEVCDLLAAELAAGRPPGAALASAAERWPPLTSVVEAARLGADVPDAMRRLAAEWRGASDLRWVAGAWQVAQDSGHGLASALERTAGGLRARRRTRRLVDSELASARATARLVACLPLAVLLMGSGAGGSPWAFLLATPVGGACLVTGVGLIGLGLWWIERLADRAASP, from the coding sequence GTGAGTGCGCTGCTCGCCGCCGTCCTGGCGGGCGCCGCCGTCGTGCTGTGGTGCCCGCCGCTCTCACTGTCGGCGCGGGCGGGGCGGCAACCGGCCGTCCCGCCGCGGTGGCTCGCGGGGGTCCCGTGGGGCAGGCGCCGCGAGACGGCCCGCACCCAGGCGGCGGTCCTCGAGGTCTGCGACCTGCTGGCTGCGGAGCTCGCCGCGGGCCGCCCGCCCGGTGCCGCCCTCGCCAGCGCCGCGGAGCGGTGGCCACCCCTGACGTCGGTGGTCGAGGCGGCGCGGCTCGGCGCGGACGTCCCCGACGCGATGAGGCGCCTCGCCGCGGAGTGGCGCGGCGCGTCGGACCTCCGCTGGGTCGCCGGGGCGTGGCAGGTCGCGCAGGACTCCGGGCACGGACTCGCGTCGGCGCTCGAGCGCACCGCGGGCGGTCTGCGCGCCCGACGCCGCACCCGGCGGCTCGTCGACTCCGAGCTCGCGTCCGCGCGGGCGACGGCGCGGCTCGTCGCCTGCCTGCCGCTGGCGGTCCTGCTCATGGGCTCCGGAGCCGGCGGGTCCCCGTGGGCGTTCCTGCTGGCGACGCCGGTGGGAGGGGCGTGCCTGGTGACCGGGGTGGGTCTCATCGGGCTGGGGCTGTGGTGGATCGAGCGACTGGCCGACCGGGCGGCGTCGCCGTGA
- a CDS encoding class I SAM-dependent methyltransferase, whose protein sequence is MHSDLDFTGPLRDALVSADFTYDRVAEALGEEAHRALGRNETLPALRRTTSGGPLDTLVRLFLLQTPVPHDDAERALPGLVDRLCNAGLLEQSVSEVAARTDCRPYATSETGEDRDLWVVSDLTPGLDGAPVAVGPDHVLGISSASTSLAQLTMREPVSSALDLGTGCGVQALHLAAHAGSVVATDVNARALWMTRLNAALNGVEVDVRDGSFFEPVRGERFDLIATNPPFVISPATGQRLVYRDSGLPGDRVVEDIVRTGPEHLTDGGWLQVLANWSIVDGRPWDERLGSWLRDDCDALVVQRETLDPSAYVELWLKDSGHHGGPDYARRYDTWLSWLEEAGIRRIGFGWINVRLGDGAGSGGGRHELIEWPYDVEQPIGPAVHAWGEAASALRGLTDDELLGRTLRAREDVQQETVGRPGAEDPEAIVLRQQRGFRRARTADTVEAAFLGACDGDLTVGRLLGALGTLLERDEADLRAAYLPAVRELVAEGFLGVG, encoded by the coding sequence ATGCACTCGGACCTCGACTTCACCGGCCCGCTGCGCGACGCGCTCGTCTCCGCCGACTTCACCTACGACCGCGTCGCCGAGGCGCTCGGCGAGGAGGCGCACCGGGCGCTCGGCCGCAACGAGACCCTGCCCGCGCTGCGGCGTACGACGTCGGGCGGGCCGCTCGACACGCTCGTGCGGCTGTTCCTGCTGCAGACCCCGGTGCCCCACGACGACGCCGAGCGGGCGCTGCCCGGGCTGGTCGACCGGCTCTGCAACGCGGGGCTGCTCGAGCAGAGCGTCAGCGAGGTGGCCGCCCGTACGGACTGCCGGCCCTACGCCACCTCCGAGACGGGAGAGGACCGCGACCTCTGGGTCGTCTCCGACCTGACACCGGGCCTCGACGGCGCCCCGGTCGCCGTGGGCCCTGACCACGTGCTCGGCATCTCGAGCGCCTCGACCAGCCTGGCGCAGCTCACCATGCGCGAGCCGGTCAGCTCCGCCCTCGACCTCGGCACCGGCTGCGGAGTGCAGGCGCTGCACCTCGCCGCGCACGCGGGCTCCGTGGTCGCGACCGACGTCAACGCCCGCGCCCTGTGGATGACCCGGCTCAACGCCGCGCTCAACGGCGTCGAGGTCGACGTGCGCGACGGGTCGTTCTTCGAGCCCGTGCGGGGCGAGCGGTTCGACCTGATCGCCACGAACCCGCCGTTCGTGATCTCCCCGGCCACGGGGCAGCGGCTGGTCTACCGCGACTCCGGCCTGCCGGGCGACCGGGTCGTGGAGGACATCGTCCGCACGGGCCCGGAGCACCTCACCGACGGCGGCTGGCTGCAGGTGCTCGCCAACTGGTCGATCGTCGACGGCCGTCCCTGGGACGAGCGGCTCGGCTCGTGGCTCCGCGACGACTGCGACGCGCTGGTCGTGCAGCGCGAGACGCTCGACCCGTCGGCCTACGTCGAGCTGTGGCTCAAGGACTCCGGCCACCACGGCGGCCCGGACTACGCCCGGCGCTACGACACCTGGCTGTCGTGGCTGGAGGAGGCCGGCATCCGCCGGATCGGCTTCGGCTGGATCAACGTCCGTCTCGGCGACGGAGCGGGGTCCGGGGGAGGCCGGCACGAGCTGATCGAGTGGCCCTACGACGTCGAGCAGCCGATCGGCCCGGCGGTCCACGCCTGGGGCGAGGCCGCGTCAGCGCTCCGCGGCCTCACCGACGACGAGCTGCTGGGCCGTACGCTCCGCGCCCGCGAGGACGTGCAGCAGGAGACCGTCGGCCGGCCGGGCGCCGAGGACCCGGAGGCCATCGTGCTGCGCCAGCAGCGGGGGTTCCGCCGCGCGCGCACAGCCGACACGGTCGAGGCCGCGTTCCTCGGCGCGTGCGACGGTGACCTCACCGTCGGCCGGCTGCTGGGCGCCCTCGGCACCCTGCTGGAGCGCGACGAGGCCGACCTGCGCGCGGCATACCTCCCCGCGGTCCGGGAGCTGGTCGCGGAGGGCTTCCTGGGGGTGGGCTGA